The Macrobrachium rosenbergii isolate ZJJX-2024 chromosome 7, ASM4041242v1, whole genome shotgun sequence genome segment AAGCAGTTGGTTCGACTTATACTGGAcaggtaaatgaaattaataataagttttttgcTGGAATTGTTATGCATTTAGATGAATCGACTTTCACACAGAAAATTGTtggaatggaagaaagaaaactaaaaaaagaaaaaaaaaaaattttcacagaatttCCATCTTGAAAAAATACTCCACAATAGCAAAAAATTTCCCGCTCGAATCCCTTCTTGATCGCTTCATATAACTTGAGGGCACAATCCCATCACCTTTTCAAAACCGTTGCCTAACTTTGTTTTCACTGAAAgcgtttttacatgtttttatttaacttgaattttttctgtctgtcctcaaatgtTGTGACTGAATTCTTTAAACTGTGAACTTTTGTTTTAACTTAAGATCGACAAGAGTTACGATCTGTTGGCCTTGCTAACATATTTTCCAGCGTTTCATTTATGGTTTTATGATAACGAGAGTCTTTCTCtactaattcattatttttagtgtTCAGATTCATACTTGTTTTGGATACTTAGCAcaaattaagaagaataaaacaagaaCAGTACTCAGTATATGACTTTGTTTCTGCTGGAAAGCAAAGGGCAAAATAATTCAAAGCCCCGTActggggtagcgccatcagtgcaccttacggggTGTACTGTAGCCataactgaaggttctttgcagcgtcccttcggcccctagctgtaacccctttcactccttttactctacctccattcaccttacctctcttccatcttgctatccacaacTCTCCTAActccataatgcaactgcgaggttttcccccctgttacaccttgcagacctacctactctcagttttttttgtaagcgctgaatgaccttataggtcccagtgcttggcctttggcctaaactctatattctattcggTTCCATCcaaaataattcaaaggaaaaaattacaaaaaattttagtGGAAAATCATATCTCTGACTGAATTCCGTAAGGCTTATATTTAAGacagtttttttattctatttttcaatacaaatgaaagtaataaaccttAGAGACTTATATTCTTCCAGGTATACGAAATTAATGGTATATTCGTGATTTGTTTTTACTAAACCTAACTAGTAGTGTACTATCTGTTTCAGGGAgtgcgagtcatcgtttttctcaaatatctttcagactAATTACTTAATCggaatggtactttgacacagtgtatgaaacacctcctgctaatttttaataatatagtgGACTGTCAAACGGTTTTAGTTAGGCGTTTACTCtggacttacatggtgttgccaaagcatcgccaaactatgcattcgaacgtccctTCATCCccccccatccctccctccctcccttccctccccatccctccctcaacccactctCCTgtcctccccatctccgccctccctttcctgtctatgggggatagcggaggttcgattgcgtagaatagtcctgctgactcatgcgactttgcctttgaaagtcaagagtaaacgccttaactaacaccatttgacaatgcactatattgccAAATATTAGCGgaagtgtcttgtacactgtgtcaaagtaccatttcgaccaaatgattagtttgaaagatatttgagaaaaacgatgactctcAGTTCTTGAAATGGACAGTAAATTAGGTTTAAACTCATAAGGGTGGCTGCTCCTTTTGCCAAAGAACTCTTCATGTAAAAGATTGGAATACATATTGAGACgtgattttttttcatgaccTATATTCAGCAAATCTATTTTTGATCAGCATCTAAAggaaacacacacagaaaggggCAGACCTCTATTTAGAAATGAAACCAAGGTAAATAATATTCTACataatttttcttgagatttaagATAAATATTGCTATTGCAATGCAAGCACATTGAATTAAGTGAGTTTCCATTCATGTTGaaaggattaaaatatttttctcaatcgccctgctctctctctctctctctctctctctctctctctctctctctctctctctctctctctctctcatgcatctaTATTCTATAAGAATAGTTTCAGGTtaattaattacaatatataaatatttatcttttattcgtCGTAGTCCATTACACTTTAGGTGAAAAGTTCGCAGGTAGCtttcaaaatgcaaaagtatgaaACTTGTCAAAGAGGCTCTGACAAATAAGTGAGTGGTTGACTGGTGATGAATTACCCTCTGAACTGATTAGGGCCGTTGGCCAGAATCACTGGGATACCCTGGGTGATGCTTCCACCGGAGAACCTTGAGGTACCCAGTCTGTTCGAGTTCAGACCAAAGTTACTGGAAGCAGAACCGAAATTATTCAGTCTTGATCCACCATTGAAAGAATTAGCATTGGAATTGAACTGGTTGAAACCGGAGTCAAAAGTGGTGGAAGTGGTGCCAGCAATTCCACCATCAATGACTCCACCACTGACGAAGCCACCATCGATGATTCCACCGTCAATGATGTTTCCATTACTCTGAGAGGGTTGTGAAGTTGTGAAGGTTGTGAATGTCTGAGGCTGAGGGTTCTGTGGGATGGTAAAGCTCTGGACTGGGAGGCTGGTGAAGCCTAGGTCCTGAGTTGTGCTAATTGTTGAGGTCTGGAAGGTTGGGCCTCTGCTTGGTGCCTGATTCTGGAAGCTCTGAGAACTCGTCACGATTCGGTTTCTGAGTCAAGAAGCTGCTGAAGGATTGTTGATTCCCAGACTGGAAGCCACTGAAAGATTGCTGATTTCTCTGATGGGAAAACGGAAGGCACTTCGACTGAGCCACCCAACAAGGAATTTGTGTAGTAGTTTCCTACTCTCTCACCAGGTTCCTCACTGACAATTGCACGGAATCCTGAGACATCGTCAGCAGTGTATCGAGTTATTCTGTTTAGAGCAAAGAGCAGAATTAGCATCAGTGAAACATCCatgatattaatattcattgcgTTCTTAGGAAGGTAATTAGaaggaacatttttttaaacctaTCCCAAAATACGTGAAAAAACTTTAtgtcatttcagttttatatttattggcTAATTGTACTATTGGTTTCTAAGCAGATGAacacgtaaaaaaatataaatacaaagttcAATACTGGATCTTTCCAATCGAGTAGAAAGTTCCATCTTCAATCAACCTGAGAGCAAGGAAAAAGGTTTCATCTGAGTGATTGCTATTAGTTTTTACGATTAATTTATCCTGTAAACAGAGAActatttaacaaataatatttGTTTGGCCCATATAACTTTCTGTACTTTAAAAATCAACTCTAGTTAATAACCATGATAAACTCTGCCACTTTATAATTGTGCATTTATGAATAAAGTTGATTACTGCCACCAGAAAATCTCTTTTattgttaagaaaatatattttattgtcacCTGAAGAGTCCGTTGGGCTGGAGCCACCTGAATTCGCCCTCTGTCACTCCTGACGGTGAAACTGTCTCCTTGTGTTCCTTCTCGTCGCCTGTGTTGGGGTCACTCACGCCGTAGGCTAAGCTGTAGGGTGTTGGCTGAGGAGGTAAAAGGGGGAAATAGCAAGAAAAATCGATTAATTCATATCTACACACATTgattcatatataaatagatatacctTTATACAATTAGTGAATCAAGGTTAGGCACTTGGGTTTCGAACTaaataatggagattttcatCGTTAGAAATAATATTCTAAGTTATTCTGTAAGAAGCTATATACCTGATTATTGTTGAAGTCGAACTGAGGCGCGGCCAATACCGTGGTAATGGTaccaatcaacaacaacagcgtTTGGAcctgaggaaaaaatattcattggtcaGACGTGGGATATTCAGTTTAATTTGAAGATAATGAAGAATATCGAAGAGTCTGGCAGCCTATCTGCAGCCgcttaatattttcatgtatgtattttcattgttGGCATAAACATAATTGCGTGgacttaaatatttacaaattttagtTCTTCGGATTAAAGGAATATCTATGGTAAGAAATGCCTTATTTATGAAGAGATGTTGGTTCTTCTGTTGTTTGTTAAAATGAAGATAATCTGCTTGTtggtttaaataaaagaaaatgaaaacagtagtCCGTACTGGAATGTATGAAATGGTGAATCTAATCAAATGTAAACTTTGATGATTTAGTCTAACTCAGATTTTGCTTCTCTATATTTCATTACTTTCAAATGCCAGGAAGTTAATAGAAAGCTGGCTTATTACGAGATAAATCCAAGAGCATATTAAAATAACTAATCTAAGATTCATGAAGAACAAAATCAAAAGACCTAATTTTTTACCTTCATGTTGGCGACGTCAAAGCTCCTCAGGAGACGGCTTGTTTGTCTTCGCGGAATGAGTTGGACTCTGCCAGTGGCTCCCGAGGCGTCACTTTATATACATAGGTCTTCATAGGAATccactttctctttcctctcatcTCGAAACGACCTTGAAAGAAGGATCTATGGGACGCCCCTATGGCTGGGTGTCCTGCAGGATGGCAGGTGAGACGTCCAGGAGGGGAAGAGGATCGAGAACCAGTTGGGCCTCTTGGTCCTCAGGCGAAAATGAGCAACCACCGGCTCCACCCTACACCTACGAGGACTCGTAATGTACAAGGGagaaggttttctctctctctctctctctctctctctctctctctctctctctctctctctctctctctctctctctctctctgctaaaagaGAAGACGCTCTTGTTGTCATGAGGTCAACTTATTTAAGCAgaatcacaatctctctctctctctctctctctctctctctctctctctctctctctctctctctctctctctctctctctctctctctctctctcttctctctctcttactcatttAGCCTGTAAGAGCCCATGTTGTCATAATGTCAGCTTTATTGCTCAGAagtacaggctctctctctctctctctctctcttataggatTTTCAAAAGAGCAAGTCCCCCTATGTTGGAATAAGGTTAGCTtaatctaaactctctctctctctctctctctctctctctctctctctctctctctctctctctctctctctctctcgttccatcgAGCCCAACGGGTGACAGTTGCAATGCAATACTTTCTCAGCAGGACGAAATGGATATCATTAGTATAGTTTACGTTTCTGATTCGATGTTTGTTATTAATATCGATGCAGTATGAGTTTCAGTCTGCGTTTTTCTGGGAGTGTGGaactggttttgactggttttatCGTGTCTATAAAGTAACTgtataaaacaacagtaaaagtctttggatCATCATATTCGTAAAGAAATATTGGCGTGTATTTGCATAACATTTAGAACAACAGGCTCACTTATATTCATTTATCGTTAATTGGATATCATTAATttaccatttcatatatatatatatatatacgtatttatgtatatacatatatgtatatatatgaatataaatatatatatacatatatatatatatatatatatatatatatatatatatatatatatatatatgtatgtataactgaatcacgaaaatatggaacgtgatgaatatataaataaaagataaaatcacgaaggaaatatataaacactggagtgctgcgaggcctttcgacgctaggtcctttacttatatatatatcatatatatatatatatatataccctgaaaCTTTTACAGAATTTAAACACTCTTTTTTAAGAAACTGTCACTGATAAAAAGATTACAGTAGAAATGAACTTAAAGCCTTTACTAAACAATCAAGAGAAATGAACTTTTTTAGTAATGtattaaaaaagataagtaaaaatgaaCTTAAAGCTCTTGTTGTCATGAGGTCAACTTATTTGAGCAGaatcacaaatctctctctctctctctctctctctctctctctctctctctctctctctctctctctctcttttacggcCTGCTTAAAGCGTAAGAGCCCATGTTGTCATAATGTCAGCTTAATTAATCTCTGACAGGATTTTCAAAAGAGCAAGTCTGCCatgttggaataaaaaaataagagcgAAAAATTTACAATGAGACGTTAAAAAGCACAAACTGGAATACGACACCTGAAGAAATTCCGATAAGCGGAGATCGCGAGCGAacgtaaatttatgtaaaaattggaaaggaaatatttagAGGGAACAGACAAACAATGTAGCCAAAactgtaaaagatatatataggccatatTCCCACGGAAGGAATCGATTAGaggaaataacaagtaaaaaactgagccgaagtttcttcggcgcaatcgagttttctgtacagcggcacagcgtataatgaaggccaccgaaaacataactatctttcgatggtctcggtataatgctgtatgagccgcagccagtgaaactttaaccacggcccagtggcggcctgtcctatatcgttgccagaagcacgattatggctaactttaaccttaaataaaataaaagctactgaggctaaagtgctgcaatttggtatgtttgatgattggagggtagatgatcaacataccaatatgcagccctccagcctcagtagttttcaagatctgagggcggacagaaaagctgtggacggacaaacaaagctggcATAAGTGTTCtttcacagaaagctaaaaatgcaCTTAACTAAACAGCTATTCGAGTCTTTAAAAGTCAGAAGGATTAACTCGTCATCTGGGATTAGATCCCAAATGAAGATTTGAtccatttaatttttacagaCCTGCACAGCTGTTTTGGTTAagtgccttttttatttttagtccacacttttttctgtccgcactttttctgtccaccctaaGATCTTAAagctactgtggctagagggctgcaaattggtatgttgaccattcaccctccaatcatcaaacctaccaaattccagccctctagcttcagtagttttattttatatgataggccaccaccggtccgtggttaaagtttcatggaccgcggctcatacagcattttttatCGATATCTTCATTAGGAACATAGCCCATTTCTCTCACTGGTTTGGCTGCTGTTTTCATCTCTTCCCTGTAAATGTCTCctttctaattttttcattaacttatGTCCTCCTGTAATCTCCATTTATCAGTATTTCATCCAGCATCCCATTTAAATTTTTGCTGTTTAAAAGCCCacggtaattaattaattttattttccttatctttAATACTTTGGTAACATTGTTTTAGCCATTTCCTCCTGACGATGCAATACATTTTGAAATGGCTTTCTACTCTAATCATTCTAATCCGCTGCATTTTCTCTGTTATAAGAATCTTAAGATTCTCGTTTAGAAAGTCAATGGATTCTTCAAATATCGAAATGAATTTCCTGCTGATGCAGAGCAACTGATGCTTGGGAGTTGCAAAGGCAGATAGAACCATAGAGCGTTACCAGACCtttcaagatggccgcaaggctctgcagcgccgccctggtggaaggCCACCGAATCACTTAGTACTAGTATGCAGATAACACCTCCGGATATCGTTTACCCTGTATGGATGGAACACAGAGTATTTCAAGATATCAGTAAATTCTAAAACTACTCCTTTACTCTCGGGCACTGGGGTCATGCTGCGCCCTTACTACTTGCGCCAGAATTCcagaatattagaatatatattttttgttgctggGTTTTATTTACTGATGAAGCTTTGGATGGAAAGTGCGTTAATCATTCCTTATggctaaagaaacaaaatttaggTAAATTTGGACTCCTGGTCATGACAGTAAGTTAAATACTTAATTTTCGCCATTTAATGTTCGGCAAATGTTTGAAAATTGTGGATGCCATTATCAGTGCTAATTAAGGAATTTAGACAAATGTTTGGATTTGCCTGGACTAATGAATAAGGAAGTTaagtaaagtatatcttagtttaaccagaccactgagctgattaacagctctcctagggctggcccgaaggattagatttcttttacgtggctaagaaccaactggttacctagcaacgggacctacaggttattgtggaatcctgaccacattatgacgagaaatgaatttctatcaccagaaataaattcctctaattcttcagtgtttatgcatttctatatcTATTAGCGGCCGTTGCAATGTATGAATGAACCCACGAATAACTTTGCTGGGTCCTTCACAAATATGACGATATAACTCTAAGATCTTATTGTTGCGTGTAATAGTTCTTAAAGAACATAAATTTTAGCATAGTTTTAAATGACATCACATTAACTTGCAACGGACATTTTTACCAAATGAAAATTCTTTGTCTTTGTACCATTTCCTTCTACCGAAATAGGGCCGGTACCGAGATGATATAAGCTATGAAGaagcacacatacacgcacgcacacacatatagagagagatatatatatatacatatatgtactgtatatacatatgtatatatatgtatatatacatacatgtatatatatgtatatttatatatacatatatatatactatatgacatatatatatatatatatatatatatatatatgtatatatttgtaatactATGTTAGATTTAttaatcttattctttttattatcatttgtcCGCGTTTTCGTGTTTTCAttgtacagtaatatatgtaactgtgttataaatgtaaatttgttcTATTTTAGTGTTTCCAGTGATTTTGGCCTTGAAAATGTTACTGGAAAAcgtcaactaatatatatatatatatatatatatatatatatatatatatatatatatatatatatatatatatatatatatatatatattaataaacttcTATAGTAACCTTGAGACTAAAACACCACTAATTTACATTCAAAGCACAgtcatatatatcacaaagaaaACACGGAAACACAGACAATTATGATGAAaagaataagattaataaaaattaaatccaaCATAGTATTGCAAACTATAATCCACCCGAGCAGTGAGGTGGAGAACCTGAAAGGAAccgttttaaaaaaaaacaatgacagcTTGTCTGTAAACATTACGTTAGGCAACGAACAAGTGCGTAAATGTTAAATGGGCAATTAGGGGTGGgactatcttttattattattattcttattattattattattattattattattattattattattattattattattagaagatgagacctattcatatggaacaaacccaccactggagccattgacttgaaattcaagcttccaaagagtattaaggtgttcattaggaagaaataagaggaggtaaagggaattacaaagagatcccacttaataaaaaaggaaaaaaacaaattaacaaatcaataaatagataaaaatatattaaaatgcaaggcgaaTAGTATTAGATCAGtaaatgcactgcatcttcgctagaacttctgaagttccataaAAGAGATTCCATAATATTCCAGTCGGTTTCATGACTGAAGTCTTTCTACTCTTTACGGATTTTACACATTTTCGAGTGATTTCTCACCTTCTGAACTAGTCTTACATTTTCCCTGGAACTCAGCCATAGTCTCACCTTCGTATCCCCACGAGCCAATTCTCAGGTCCTTGTCGTCGTAGGACTCGAGAACTGGCCTTTGCGGTCCTGCAGGATATTCTCAAGGACGCTATAGGAAAGCGAGAGGGAGAGTGATTCTATGTAACTGCTATAAAAGACTGTAGGCGATCAATGATGACATTAAGTCACTAACGATCTCTACCGAAGCAGTTGGTTGATTGTAGTTCCAACGGCCATCATGAAGGTAAAAATGGTTGAaagaaatgcaatttattttgcgTATCAATGAATCGATTATAAGTCTTCTTCGTTGTATTAATGATATAGACGTATACACGTTATGTATTTACGCCGTAAATTGTTTAGAGATAGCAGAAAGAtttgaattaaattaatatagTTATGCGCAGAAGTCATTTTGGAATAACATTAAGATTGGAATTAGATTTTGTAGCATTAGAGACAAATATATTCACgcgtataagttttttttaatagcaataaGCTTAAAATGAGATTTTGCAGTATTTAAAGCAAAACAAGATTTCTAAGATCCTTAATATTAagagtaaaaatgataaatattctgGAACATATAATTGCAATGATTGTCttgacgattctctctctctctctctctctctctctctctctctctctctctctctctctctggttcgcTCGTTCCAGGTGTCAATGCTGATAACTCTTATTGGGTCGATTTCTGTGATATCGGCTGCCCCACAATTTGACTTTGAGAACAGACAGGTCAGTTCATCATAATTCGTCTTATTTACTAAACTTCACATTTGACTCAGCTGTtaaatattcttgaatatatatatatatatatatatatatatatatatatatatatatatatatatatatgtgtgtgtgtgtgtgtgtgtgtgtatatatgtgtataaattgacatgtatatacgtatgcatatatatatgtatatatacatatatatattttatatatatgcatatataagtatatatgtatatatgtatacatatatataatatatatatatatatacatatatatacatgacaaaagggaaaaatatctTGAGGAAAAGTCGCTGCCATAGAATAAAGTTTATCGACTGAAAATCCATTTCACCTCCCTCGTTTGATCCAGCAGCCCACGCCGTATGCCTTCGCCTACGGCGTCAATTCTCCAGAGACCGGAGACGTTAAGGAACACAAGGAAAGCGTGTCGCCTTCAGGAGTCACCGAGGGCGAATACAGGTGGCTCCAACCCAACGGACTCTTCAGGTAAAGGAAGAAGGTTCTTGTTAAATTTCGATACGTCCTTAGAGCGGTACATGTCACCTGTACCAAGAATATTCTTAGAACCAGtatagaatagaagagaatatgggatttaagctgtaggtcccgttgccaggtaaccaattggttcttagccacgtaaaaataagtctaatccctcgggccagccctaggagagctgttaatcagctcagtggtctggttaaactaagatatacttaggcCAAAGTCCACGGATGGGACCTATGacgtcgttcagcgctgaaagcgaaattgacagtaagggggtttgaaaggtgtagcaggaggaaaacttcgcagttgcactatgaagcaattgtaggagagggtggaaagtcaggtggaagaaagagaatatgaactgcggtccagtaaaggaaatgaaagaggttgcagctggggccgaaggaacgctgcaaagacccttatgtaatgcctacaatgcaccatgtgaggtgcactgacggcactaaccccttacgggaaAAACCTGTATATAAAACCATTGCCTCGAATATTCAAATCCATTCTTATTCCAGAGTGACTCGGTACACCGCTGACAATGGCGGATACCGCGCAGTTGTTAGTGAAGA includes the following:
- the LOC136839951 gene encoding uncharacterized protein; its protein translation is MTPVPESKGVVLEFTDILKYSVFHPYRPTPYSLAYGVSDPNTGDEKEHKETVSPSGVTEGEFRWLQPNGLFRITRYTADDVSGFRAIVSEEPGERSNGNIIDGGIIDGGFVSGGVIDGGIAGTTSTTFDSGFNQFNSNANSFNGGSRLNNFGSASSNFGLNSNRLGTSRFSGGSITQGIPVILANGPNQFRG